The Thermosynechococcus sp. genome has a segment encoding these proteins:
- a CDS encoding sulfate ABC transporter substrate-binding protein, with protein sequence MVSWRRFRIGLILFLLAVGLSGLTAACQFQATLPDGRPAQVNLTLVSFALTRKAHEAIIPLFAAQWQREHQQEVRFRTSYGASGSQARAVIDGLEADIVHLSLGLDVDRIAQAGLIRPDWAPQAPHNSIVTTSVCTLITREGNPKNLHTWQDLTREGVTFVTANPKISGAARWNFLALWGSVTQTGGTPQEAEAFLTEVFRHVAALPRDGREATDAFLTQGQGDALINYESEVILARKQGKRLSYQIPQVNILIENPVAIVDKYADKHGTREVAQAYIQFLYTPQAQEVFAQYGFRPVDGTVLAAHAQEFPRVPTLFTVRDLGGWERVQAQFFAQGALFDQIQRQIQRENQA encoded by the coding sequence ATGGTGAGTTGGCGGCGTTTTAGGATTGGGTTAATCTTATTCTTACTAGCGGTCGGCCTCAGTGGTCTCACCGCTGCCTGTCAGTTTCAAGCCACCTTACCGGATGGTCGTCCTGCCCAGGTCAACTTGACCTTGGTGTCCTTCGCCCTGACTAGGAAAGCCCACGAGGCAATTATTCCCCTCTTTGCCGCTCAGTGGCAACGGGAACATCAACAGGAAGTCCGCTTTCGCACTAGCTATGGTGCCTCTGGGAGTCAAGCCCGAGCAGTCATTGATGGCCTAGAGGCCGATATTGTGCATTTATCCCTTGGCTTAGATGTGGATCGCATTGCCCAGGCAGGTTTAATCCGCCCCGATTGGGCGCCTCAGGCCCCCCACAACAGTATTGTCACCACCTCTGTCTGTACCCTGATCACCCGTGAGGGTAACCCGAAAAATTTACACACCTGGCAGGATTTAACCCGTGAGGGCGTGACCTTTGTGACGGCCAATCCCAAAATCTCTGGAGCCGCCCGCTGGAACTTCCTTGCCCTCTGGGGATCAGTAACACAGACGGGGGGGACCCCTCAGGAAGCCGAAGCCTTTCTCACTGAGGTCTTTCGCCACGTAGCGGCTCTCCCCCGCGATGGCCGTGAGGCCACCGACGCCTTTTTGACGCAGGGACAGGGAGATGCCCTGATCAACTATGAAAGTGAAGTGATTTTGGCCCGAAAGCAGGGGAAGCGCCTCTCCTACCAGATTCCTCAGGTAAATATCCTCATTGAAAACCCAGTGGCGATTGTGGACAAATACGCCGATAAGCACGGTACTCGTGAGGTTGCCCAAGCCTACATTCAGTTTCTCTACACACCTCAGGCTCAAGAAGTTTTTGCTCAATATGGCTTTCGGCCAGTGGATGGGACAGTTCTGGCTGCCCATGCCCAAGAATTTCCACGGGTACCTACTCTGTTTACCGTTAGGGATCTCGGGGGATGGGAGAGGGTGCAGGCTCAATTTTTTGCCCAAGGTGCCCTGTTTGATCAAATTCAGCGGCAAATTCAGCGGGAGAACCAAGCCTGA
- a CDS encoding Sll0314/Alr1548 family TPR repeat-containing protein, whose product MQRRQWRLWQYFALYLSGAIAPWVLSSAALAGDPFRNGSQARPISDATEAVFVALFRDGNYVKGKELLPAALERDRQEPLTLTLAAAIAYLNEDWAGYKRYAEETLRAAQALTRRDPLRGNLYQAVGHFLMAGYEISDAGSGPVMGTPAALLRVQRVLDHVGRAEAVNPRDPELNLIRGFMEWGIASNVSFVSMDRAIQTLQVYAAPDYLRYRGLALAYRDRKQWPQALNAVDQALALAPNNPELLYLKAQILAASGKRSQAQQYFQQALAKQNQLPRGIREEIQQFSRRILPQG is encoded by the coding sequence GTGCAAAGACGTCAATGGCGCCTATGGCAATACTTTGCTCTCTATCTTAGTGGAGCGATCGCGCCCTGGGTACTGAGTAGCGCGGCCCTTGCTGGCGATCCTTTCCGGAACGGCTCCCAGGCGCGACCCATTTCGGATGCAACGGAAGCCGTCTTTGTTGCCCTCTTTCGCGATGGTAACTATGTCAAAGGTAAGGAGCTACTGCCCGCTGCCCTCGAGCGCGATCGCCAAGAACCCCTAACGCTGACCTTGGCTGCCGCCATTGCCTACCTCAATGAAGACTGGGCAGGGTATAAACGCTATGCTGAGGAAACCCTCCGCGCTGCCCAAGCCCTCACGCGCCGCGATCCCCTGCGGGGTAACCTTTACCAAGCAGTCGGTCACTTCTTGATGGCTGGCTATGAAATCTCCGATGCAGGATCCGGTCCTGTAATGGGTACACCAGCTGCTCTGTTGCGGGTACAGCGGGTTCTCGATCATGTGGGCCGCGCCGAAGCTGTCAATCCTCGCGATCCGGAATTGAATCTTATCCGTGGCTTTATGGAGTGGGGCATTGCTAGTAATGTCAGCTTTGTCAGCATGGATCGGGCGATTCAAACCCTGCAAGTCTACGCTGCTCCTGATTACCTGAGATATCGGGGGTTAGCCTTGGCCTATCGCGATCGCAAGCAATGGCCCCAAGCCTTAAACGCTGTTGATCAAGCCTTGGCCCTTGCGCCCAACAATCCAGAACTGCTTTATCTGAAAGCGCAAATTTTAGCCGCCAGTGGCAAGCGATCGCAGGCGCAGCAATACTTCCAGCAGGCCCTTGCCAAACAAAACCAATTGCCACGAGGCATTCGCGAGGAGATTCAGCAGTTTAGCCGCCGCATCCTACCGCAGGGCTAG
- the ndk gene encoding nucleoside-diphosphate kinase, with translation MERTFVAIKPDGVQRGLVGTIIQRFEQKGYTLVGLKLMRVSRELAEQHYGEHKDKPFFPGLVNFITSGPVVAMVWEGRGVIANARKLIGATNPLNAEPGTLRGDFAVDVGRNVIHGSDSPENAEREINLWFQTQELVPWEPALTAWVYEM, from the coding sequence GTGGAACGGACATTTGTAGCCATTAAGCCCGATGGCGTACAGCGTGGGCTAGTGGGGACGATTATCCAACGATTTGAACAAAAAGGCTACACCCTGGTCGGCCTCAAACTCATGCGCGTCAGCCGCGAACTTGCGGAGCAGCACTACGGCGAACACAAAGATAAGCCCTTCTTTCCGGGGCTTGTGAATTTCATTACCTCTGGGCCAGTGGTGGCCATGGTCTGGGAAGGACGGGGGGTGATTGCGAATGCCCGCAAACTCATTGGTGCCACCAACCCCCTCAATGCTGAACCCGGAACGCTACGGGGCGATTTTGCCGTGGATGTGGGACGGAATGTGATTCACGGCTCTGATAGTCCCGAAAACGCGGAGCGGGAAATCAATCTCTGGTTCCAAACCCAGGAACTCGTGCCCTGGGAGCCGGCCCTTACCGCTTGGGTGTATGAGATGTAG
- a CDS encoding magnesium chelatase subunit H produces MFTHVKSTIRHIAPVALNGRSLLRVVYVVLEAQYQSALSAAVRRINDTHPQVAIEISGYLLEELRNPENYAAFCEDVARANVFIASLIFIEDLADKVVAAVQPYRDRLDVAVVFPSLPQVMRLNKMGSFSLAQIGQSKSVIANFMKKRKEKSGAGFQDAMLKLLRTLPQVLKYLPIDKAQDARNFMLSFQYWLGGSPENLENFLLMLADRYVFKGQYSSHLNYQEPITYPDTGIWHPLAPQMFEDLKEYLNWFNSRRDIGADLKDPLVPTIGLLLQRTHLVTGDDAHYVAIVQEFESQGARVIPVFSGGLDFSTPLEKFFYDPLHTDKPLVDVVVSLTGFALVGGPAKQDHPKAVAALKKLNRPYMVALPLVFQTTEEWEDSDLGLHPIQVALQIALPELDGAIEPIILSGRDGMTGKAIALQDRVEMIVQRALKWANLRRKPKVQKKVAITIFSFPPDKGNIGTAAYLDVFGSIYKVMEALKNNGYDVQDMPASPEALMQEILHDARAQVGSPELNIAYRMSVPEYERLTPYAKRLEENWGKPPGHLNSDGQNLLIYGKIYGNVFIGVQPTFGYEGDPMRLLFSRSASPHHGFAAYYTFLNHIWQADAVLHFGTHGSLEFMPGKQMGMSGDCYPDNLIGCIPNLYYYAANNPSEATIAKRRSYANTISYLTPPAENAGLYKGLRELSDLIGSYQSLKDSGRGVQIVNTIMDKCRMVNLDQDVALPDKDAAELTAEERDTLVGKVYIKLMEIESRLLPCGLHVIGKPPTTEEAVATLVNIASLDRAEDGIKSLPRLIAESLGRDIDDIYQQSDRGVLADVELLRQINAATRAAVSALVQAQADADGRVSRVSKLNFFNMGRKEPWIESLHGAGYTQVDAAALKPLMEYLEFCLQQIVADNELGALLQALEGEYILPGPGGDPIRNPEVLPTGKNIHALDPQAIPTAAAVQSAKIVVDRLLARQKAENNNQWPETIAMVLWGTDNIKTYGESLAQVLWLVGARPLPDSLGRVNKVELIPLQELGRPRIDVVVNCSGVFRDLFINQMALIDRAIKMAAEADEPLELNFIRKHALQQASELGIDLRQAATRVFTNASGSYAANVNLAVENSSWEQESELQDMYLSRKSFAFSADSPGTMQQARELFETALKTVDVTFQNLDSSEISLTDVSHYFDSDPTKLVAALRGDGKQPKAYIADTTTANAQVRTLSETVRLDSRTKLLNPKWYEGMLAHGYEGVREISKRLVNTMGWSATAGAVDNWVYEEANATFILDEQMRQRLLNTNPHSFRKMVSTFLELHGRGYWETSEANLELLRQLYQEVEDKIEGVE; encoded by the coding sequence ATGTTCACCCACGTCAAGTCCACGATTCGGCATATCGCACCAGTGGCGTTAAATGGGCGATCGCTGTTGCGAGTGGTGTATGTGGTACTTGAAGCCCAATACCAGAGCGCGCTGTCGGCAGCGGTTCGGCGCATTAACGATACCCATCCACAGGTGGCCATTGAAATCAGTGGCTATCTCCTTGAGGAACTGCGCAATCCTGAAAACTATGCCGCCTTCTGTGAAGACGTGGCGCGGGCGAATGTGTTTATTGCCTCCCTCATTTTTATTGAGGACTTGGCGGATAAGGTGGTCGCGGCCGTTCAGCCCTATCGCGATCGCCTCGATGTAGCGGTTGTCTTCCCCTCACTGCCGCAGGTGATGCGCCTCAACAAAATGGGCAGCTTTTCCTTGGCGCAGATTGGCCAATCTAAGAGCGTGATTGCCAATTTCATGAAAAAGCGCAAGGAGAAGTCAGGGGCCGGCTTCCAAGATGCCATGCTCAAACTCCTGCGAACCCTGCCCCAAGTCCTGAAGTACCTCCCCATTGACAAGGCACAAGATGCCCGCAACTTCATGCTCAGCTTCCAGTACTGGCTGGGGGGCTCGCCGGAGAACCTAGAAAACTTTCTCCTGATGCTGGCCGATCGCTATGTCTTCAAGGGGCAATACAGCAGCCATCTCAACTACCAAGAACCCATCACCTACCCCGACACGGGCATCTGGCATCCCCTAGCACCCCAAATGTTTGAGGATCTCAAAGAGTACCTCAACTGGTTCAACAGTCGTCGCGATATTGGCGCCGATCTCAAAGATCCCCTGGTGCCGACCATTGGCTTGCTGTTGCAGCGCACCCACCTTGTCACAGGTGACGATGCCCACTACGTGGCAATTGTGCAAGAGTTTGAATCCCAAGGGGCGCGCGTGATTCCCGTCTTCTCCGGCGGCCTGGACTTCTCAACGCCCCTAGAAAAATTTTTCTACGATCCGCTGCACACCGATAAACCCCTTGTGGATGTGGTGGTTTCCCTAACAGGCTTTGCCCTCGTGGGAGGCCCCGCCAAGCAGGATCATCCCAAAGCTGTAGCGGCACTGAAAAAGCTCAACCGTCCCTACATGGTGGCACTGCCCTTGGTGTTTCAAACCACCGAGGAATGGGAGGACAGTGATCTGGGGTTGCACCCGATTCAAGTGGCACTGCAAATTGCCCTACCGGAACTGGATGGCGCCATTGAGCCAATTATTCTTTCGGGTCGCGATGGCATGACTGGTAAGGCGATCGCCCTCCAAGACCGCGTCGAAATGATTGTGCAGCGAGCCTTGAAGTGGGCCAATCTGCGCCGCAAACCCAAGGTACAAAAGAAAGTTGCCATCACCATCTTTAGCTTCCCACCCGACAAGGGCAACATTGGTACGGCTGCCTACTTGGATGTCTTTGGCTCCATCTACAAAGTCATGGAAGCCCTGAAAAACAATGGCTATGATGTGCAGGACATGCCGGCGAGTCCTGAAGCCCTGATGCAGGAAATTCTCCACGACGCCCGCGCCCAAGTGGGCAGTCCTGAACTCAACATTGCCTACCGCATGAGCGTGCCCGAATACGAGCGCCTCACCCCCTATGCCAAGCGCCTTGAAGAAAACTGGGGCAAACCGCCGGGACACCTCAACAGCGACGGCCAAAACCTGCTGATCTACGGCAAAATCTACGGCAACGTCTTTATTGGCGTGCAGCCCACCTTTGGCTACGAGGGGGATCCGATGCGGCTGCTCTTTTCTCGCTCCGCCAGTCCCCACCATGGCTTTGCTGCCTACTACACCTTCCTCAACCACATTTGGCAGGCGGACGCCGTCCTTCACTTTGGCACCCATGGCTCCTTGGAGTTTATGCCCGGCAAACAGATGGGGATGTCCGGCGATTGTTATCCCGATAATCTCATTGGTTGTATTCCCAACCTCTACTACTACGCCGCCAACAACCCCTCCGAGGCCACTATTGCCAAGCGCCGCAGCTATGCCAACACAATTAGCTACCTCACACCGCCGGCGGAAAATGCCGGTCTCTACAAAGGGCTACGGGAACTCAGCGATCTCATTGGTTCCTACCAAAGCCTCAAAGATAGCGGTCGAGGGGTCCAGATTGTCAACACGATCATGGACAAGTGCCGGATGGTGAATCTCGATCAGGATGTCGCTCTCCCCGACAAGGACGCTGCCGAACTCACGGCTGAGGAGCGCGATACCCTCGTGGGCAAGGTCTATATCAAGCTGATGGAGATTGAAAGCCGCCTTCTGCCCTGTGGTCTGCACGTGATTGGTAAACCACCAACAACGGAAGAAGCAGTGGCCACCTTGGTGAATATTGCCAGCTTGGATCGCGCTGAGGACGGCATTAAGAGTCTGCCCCGCCTGATTGCCGAAAGTTTAGGCCGGGATATTGACGACATTTATCAGCAGAGCGATCGCGGCGTACTGGCGGATGTCGAATTGCTGCGCCAGATTAACGCAGCCACCCGCGCCGCCGTCAGTGCCCTTGTCCAAGCTCAAGCTGATGCCGATGGTCGGGTGTCGCGGGTCTCGAAGCTGAATTTCTTTAACATGGGGCGCAAAGAGCCGTGGATTGAATCTCTCCATGGTGCAGGCTATACCCAAGTGGATGCCGCCGCTCTCAAGCCCCTCATGGAATATCTCGAATTCTGTTTGCAGCAAATTGTCGCTGACAATGAACTGGGAGCACTGTTGCAAGCCCTTGAGGGCGAGTACATTCTCCCGGGTCCCGGTGGCGATCCAATTCGCAATCCTGAGGTCCTGCCGACCGGCAAAAATATCCACGCCCTGGATCCCCAAGCCATTCCTACGGCCGCGGCGGTGCAATCTGCCAAAATTGTTGTGGATCGCCTCCTCGCACGGCAAAAAGCAGAAAATAACAACCAGTGGCCAGAAACCATTGCCATGGTGCTCTGGGGCACAGATAATATCAAAACCTATGGCGAGTCCCTTGCCCAAGTGCTGTGGCTAGTGGGGGCACGTCCTTTACCCGACTCCTTGGGGCGCGTCAACAAGGTGGAACTCATCCCCCTCCAGGAGCTGGGGCGGCCCCGCATTGATGTGGTTGTCAACTGTTCGGGCGTCTTCCGCGATCTCTTTATTAACCAGATGGCGCTGATTGACCGTGCCATCAAAATGGCTGCCGAAGCCGATGAGCCCCTTGAGCTAAACTTTATCCGCAAGCACGCCTTGCAACAGGCCTCAGAACTAGGGATTGACCTGCGCCAAGCGGCCACACGGGTCTTTACCAATGCCTCTGGTTCCTACGCGGCCAATGTCAACCTAGCGGTGGAAAATAGCTCCTGGGAACAGGAGTCGGAACTTCAAGATATGTATCTCTCCCGTAAATCCTTTGCCTTCTCGGCGGATTCGCCGGGGACGATGCAGCAGGCCCGGGAACTCTTTGAAACGGCGCTCAAAACTGTGGATGTGACATTCCAAAACCTCGACTCCTCAGAAATTAGCCTCACGGATGTCAGCCACTACTTTGACTCGGATCCGACCAAGCTGGTGGCAGCACTGCGGGGGGATGGCAAGCAACCCAAGGCCTATATTGCCGATACCACCACCGCCAATGCCCAAGTGCGAACCCTCTCGGAAACCGTTCGCCTCGACAGCCGTACCAAGCTCCTGAATCCCAAGTGGTACGAAGGAATGCTCGCCCACGGCTACGAGGGGGTGCGCGAGATCTCGAAGCGGCTCGTGAACACAATGGGCTGGTCGGCTACCGCCGGGGCTGTGGATAACTGGGTCTATGAAGAAGCGAATGCCACGTTTATTCTCGATGAGCAGATGCGGCAGCGGCTTTTGAATACCAACCCTCACTCGTTCCGTAAGATGGTCAGCACCTTCCTAGAGCTCCACGGACGTGGCTACTGGGAGACCAGTGAGGCCAATCTGGAACTGCTACGGCAACTCTATCAAGAAGTGGAGGACAAGATTGAGGGAGTTGAGTAA
- the cysT gene encoding sulfate ABC transporter permease subunit CysT, with amino-acid sequence MSATHPISPTFSPQKRRWRFPWVWKITVFYLLVMLVVPVAALFSRASSAGPLHFWQVATRPIALSAYEVTFVTALVTALINGVFGTLIAWVLVRYSFPGKRFFDAVVDLPFALPTAVAGLTLATVYSENGWIGSVLAPWGVKIAFTRWGVAVAMLFISLPFVIRTVQPVLMEMEKDVEEAAWSLGATHGQTFWRVILPPLMPAILTGVALGFSRAVGEFGSIVIISSNTSFRDLTASVLIFQSLEQYDYEAATIIGTVMLLVSLGILFLINLLQAWGRRYAEP; translated from the coding sequence ATGAGTGCTACTCACCCCATTTCCCCCACATTCTCTCCTCAGAAACGGCGCTGGCGGTTCCCTTGGGTCTGGAAAATCACCGTCTTTTACTTGCTGGTGATGCTGGTTGTGCCCGTAGCTGCCCTCTTTAGCCGCGCGAGCAGTGCCGGGCCATTGCATTTTTGGCAGGTAGCAACGCGGCCGATCGCCCTCTCGGCCTATGAGGTAACTTTTGTCACTGCCCTAGTGACAGCCCTGATCAATGGCGTTTTTGGCACCCTGATTGCTTGGGTGCTGGTGCGCTACTCCTTTCCAGGGAAGCGCTTTTTTGATGCCGTGGTGGATCTGCCCTTTGCGCTGCCAACGGCGGTGGCAGGTCTGACCTTGGCAACGGTCTATAGTGAAAACGGCTGGATTGGCAGTGTACTGGCCCCCTGGGGAGTGAAAATTGCCTTTACCCGCTGGGGAGTTGCGGTGGCTATGCTCTTTATTTCCCTGCCCTTTGTCATTCGCACGGTTCAGCCTGTCCTCATGGAAATGGAAAAAGATGTAGAGGAGGCTGCGTGGTCCCTGGGGGCCACCCATGGGCAGACCTTTTGGCGAGTCATTTTGCCGCCTTTGATGCCCGCGATTCTCACAGGCGTTGCCCTGGGCTTCTCACGGGCCGTAGGTGAATTTGGCTCAATTGTTATTATTTCCTCCAACACCTCGTTCCGGGACTTGACTGCCTCGGTGCTCATCTTTCAGAGCTTAGAGCAGTACGACTATGAGGCGGCAACCATTATTGGTACGGTGATGCTCTTGGTCTCCTTAGGAATTTTATTTCTGATTAATCTGCTGCAAGCATGGGGACGGCGCTATGCGGAGCCTTAA
- a CDS encoding TerC family protein yields MIDELLELSPNWGLDTLLLLVVLLALEAVLSADNAIALAALVRGIEDLDQQRRALNLGLSISYVFRIGLILTATWVLQFWQFELAGALYLLWLSAKYFFFTTEPEHEHERVIRSFWQAVPLLALADLAFSLDSVTTAIALSDERWLVLLGGTIGVIMLRFMAELFIRWLQEFPRLEDAGYFTVTLVGLRLLIRVINPQLVPSDWVMISLIALCFTWGFSKRQVGEPETPPSLSKSTHEPTSHTPKR; encoded by the coding sequence ATGATTGATGAACTATTGGAACTCTCGCCCAATTGGGGACTAGATACCCTGTTGTTACTTGTGGTGTTGTTGGCATTGGAAGCAGTTCTCTCAGCGGACAATGCGATCGCCCTAGCAGCTTTGGTGCGAGGCATCGAAGATTTAGATCAACAGCGGCGGGCACTCAATCTGGGACTCAGCATTTCCTATGTTTTTCGGATTGGGCTCATCCTCACAGCAACTTGGGTCTTGCAGTTCTGGCAGTTTGAGTTGGCGGGGGCCCTTTATCTACTGTGGTTATCGGCAAAGTACTTTTTCTTTACGACTGAGCCAGAGCATGAGCACGAGCGGGTGATTCGTTCTTTTTGGCAGGCAGTCCCCCTGCTGGCCTTAGCGGATTTGGCCTTTTCCCTCGATAGCGTGACCACAGCGATCGCCCTGTCGGATGAGCGTTGGCTGGTATTACTCGGCGGCACGATTGGGGTGATTATGCTGCGCTTTATGGCGGAGCTATTTATTCGTTGGCTCCAAGAATTTCCTCGCCTTGAGGATGCGGGCTATTTCACGGTGACGCTAGTGGGCCTGCGGCTGCTGATTCGTGTCATCAATCCGCAACTGGTCCCCTCTGACTGGGTGATGATTAGCCTAATTGCCCTTTGCTTTACGTGGGGCTTTTCCAAGCGGCAGGTGGGGGAGCCAGAAACTCCCCCAAGTCTTTCTAAATCAACCCATGAGCCTACATCTCATACACCCAAGCGGTAA
- the cysW gene encoding sulfate ABC transporter permease subunit CysW, giving the protein MRSLKPSPTQAKPWLHVLLIGIAIGYLALVLLIPAANVLFQAFHKGVIPFVENLLEPDFLHALWLTFALALVVVPLNTVFGLCAAWAIARHRFPGRTLLLSIIDLPFSISPVVAGLMLVLVYGRNGWFGGWLQALDMRVIFSFAGMVLATAFVSLPFVAREVIPVLEEIGTEQEEAAKTLGANEWQTFWRVTLPNIRWGLLYGVLLTNARAMGEFGAVIVVSGNVAGLTQTLPLFVEDAYKNYNTESAYAAAVILGLLALVTLVVKEILERKTGIKPNP; this is encoded by the coding sequence ATGCGGAGCCTTAAACCCTCTCCCACCCAAGCAAAGCCGTGGCTGCATGTCCTTTTAATTGGCATTGCCATCGGCTACCTAGCCCTTGTGCTGCTGATTCCAGCGGCCAATGTCCTTTTCCAAGCGTTTCACAAGGGAGTCATCCCCTTTGTCGAAAATTTGCTGGAGCCCGATTTTCTCCATGCCCTGTGGTTGACGTTTGCCCTTGCCTTGGTGGTGGTGCCCTTAAACACCGTCTTTGGCCTCTGTGCCGCTTGGGCGATCGCCCGCCATCGTTTTCCAGGACGCACCCTCTTGCTCAGCATTATTGACTTACCTTTTTCCATCTCCCCCGTTGTTGCTGGACTGATGCTGGTACTGGTCTATGGCCGCAATGGCTGGTTCGGGGGCTGGCTGCAAGCGCTGGATATGCGCGTTATTTTCTCCTTTGCGGGGATGGTGCTAGCAACCGCCTTTGTTAGTTTGCCCTTTGTGGCGCGAGAAGTCATTCCTGTGCTGGAAGAAATCGGCACCGAGCAGGAGGAGGCCGCAAAAACCCTTGGAGCCAATGAGTGGCAAACTTTTTGGCGAGTCACTTTACCCAATATCCGCTGGGGGCTGCTCTACGGTGTCTTGTTAACCAATGCCCGCGCCATGGGGGAATTTGGTGCTGTGATAGTGGTCTCTGGCAATGTGGCTGGCCTTACCCAAACCCTGCCCCTCTTTGTGGAGGACGCCTATAAAAATTACAACACCGAGTCTGCCTATGCGGCAGCGGTCATCCTTGGCCTGCTGGCCTTGGTGACCCTGGTAGTGAAGGAAATTTTAGAGCGCAAGACAGGCATCAAGCCCAATCCCTAG
- a CDS encoding ABC transporter ATP-binding protein, with translation MFSVRHLSYHPAATPQPILRDINLDLGMAELGLIIGPSGSGKTTLLEILAGLATPSRGIIRWQDQVLTPDHLQQLAGLVFQFPDRYFCGSTILEELRFGHPEIPYENFYRALADVGLEHLPLHTRPESLSGGQQRRLALAVQLVRQPYLLLLDEPTAGLDWSMRRQLVQVLGRLKEHWSLLVVTHEATELWEISDRRWRLENGCLVPLTSHQSSPVISFNT, from the coding sequence TTGTTTTCGGTTCGCCATCTCAGCTACCATCCCGCCGCCACCCCTCAACCCATTTTGCGGGACATTAATTTAGATTTGGGTATGGCTGAACTGGGATTGATTATCGGACCCAGTGGATCCGGCAAGACCACCCTACTAGAGATTTTAGCGGGCTTGGCCACCCCTAGTCGGGGAATCATTCGATGGCAGGATCAGGTTCTCACACCAGATCATTTACAACAGTTGGCCGGATTGGTCTTTCAGTTCCCAGATCGCTACTTCTGCGGCAGCACCATTCTTGAAGAGTTGCGCTTTGGCCACCCAGAAATTCCCTACGAGAATTTTTACCGTGCTCTTGCCGATGTTGGCCTCGAGCACTTGCCTTTGCACACCCGCCCTGAATCCCTCAGTGGTGGGCAGCAGCGTCGCCTTGCTCTCGCTGTGCAACTGGTGCGCCAACCCTATCTGCTCTTGCTCGATGAACCCACGGCGGGTCTGGATTGGTCCATGCGCCGCCAATTGGTACAGGTCCTGGGCCGCCTCAAGGAACACTGGAGTCTTCTTGTGGTGACCCATGAGGCCACCGAACTGTGGGAGATTAGCGATCGCAGGTGGCGATTGGAAAATGGTTGTCTAGTGCCACTGACTTCCCATCAGTCAAGTCCTGTAATAAGTTTTAATACTTAG
- a CDS encoding PhzF family phenazine biosynthesis protein, producing the protein MPLPLYQVDAFTQEPFRGNPAAVCVLGTFFDDGTLGAIAREMNLSETAFVVPLTSGFHLRWFTPVAEVALCGHATLATAHVLWQHQGVVEDLEFHTHSGLLRAQRLGDWIALDFPQQPVTPLEDQQVQAAIMTALGTTPLFMGQAGSDLLVELADADAVAQVKPDFDQIARLPCRGLIVTARGEKYEYDIISRFFAPQLGIPEDPVTGSAHCSLYPYWQAKLGQRELVAYQASVRGGVIKMRPQGGDRLLLLGQAVTIFSGELLL; encoded by the coding sequence ATGCCGCTACCACTGTACCAAGTTGATGCCTTTACCCAAGAACCCTTTCGGGGGAACCCGGCCGCCGTATGTGTCCTAGGGACGTTTTTTGATGATGGGACCTTGGGGGCGATCGCCCGTGAAATGAACCTTTCAGAAACGGCTTTTGTCGTACCGCTGACCAGTGGCTTTCACCTGCGCTGGTTTACCCCTGTGGCGGAAGTGGCTCTCTGTGGTCATGCCACCCTCGCAACGGCCCACGTCCTCTGGCAGCATCAGGGGGTGGTGGAGGACCTAGAATTTCACACCCACAGTGGTCTCCTGCGTGCCCAGCGCCTTGGGGATTGGATCGCCCTTGATTTTCCGCAGCAGCCCGTAACCCCCCTTGAGGATCAGCAGGTGCAAGCTGCAATCATGACAGCCCTGGGAACAACGCCCCTGTTTATGGGACAAGCAGGGAGTGATCTGCTGGTGGAACTGGCCGATGCCGATGCGGTAGCACAGGTAAAACCCGATTTTGACCAGATTGCCCGCCTGCCCTGCCGGGGACTGATTGTGACCGCCCGTGGCGAGAAATATGAATATGACATTATCTCTCGCTTTTTTGCCCCCCAATTGGGCATCCCAGAGGATCCTGTCACTGGTTCTGCCCACTGTAGTCTTTATCCCTACTGGCAGGCCAAGCTCGGTCAACGGGAACTGGTGGCCTATCAAGCTTCAGTACGGGGCGGCGTGATTAAAATGCGACCCCAAGGGGGCGATCGCCTGCTGCTATTGGGTCAGGCGGTTACCATCTTTTCCGGGGAACTCCTGCTTTAG